The DNA segment CGCCTTCGGCACTGGCATCGGCAAACTCCGGCGGGTTGTCCAGCCGTTCGACAAAGCGCAGCGCCGGGGCTTCACGGGCCGTCTGTTCGATCAGAAATTGCGACGCGACCAACGGGTCGTTCATGCAGGCCAGCACCTGACCGCCGGGGCTGAGCAACTGCGGCAGGCGGCGCAGCACCCGCTGGTAGTCCTTGTCCAGCACAAAGCTGCCTTTCTGAAACGACGGCGGGTCGATGATGATCAGCTCATAGGGGCCGCTGCGGGTCACCTTGCCCCAGGAATTGAACAGGTCGTGGCCAAGAAAACTCACCCGGTGCATTTCGTGGCCATTGAGCTTGTGATTCTCCCGACCACGATTCAGCGGCCCTTTGGCCATGTCCAGGTTCACCACCTGTTCAGCACCGCCGGCAATCGCCGCCACCGAAAAGCCACAGGTGTAGGCGAACAGGTTCAGCACTCGCTTGCCACTGGCCTGGGCCCGTACCCAGTCGCGGCCGTAGCGCATGTCGAGAAACAGCCCGGTATTCTGGTTGCGGCCGAAATCGAGCTTGTAGCGCAGGCCGCTCTCGGTGATCAGCCAGTGATCCCGGTGTTCACCGATCAGCCACTCGGTATCGCTGTGCGCCGTATAACGGTGTTGCAGCAGCAGGCTATGGGCCTTGCTGTTGCGCCATGCCTGGCTATTGGTCAGTTCCTGCAGCAGTTGTTTGAGCGCAGCAAGCTCCTCGGCCGCCGGCTCGCGGAACAGCGCCACCAGCACCACCCCCTGCATCCAGTCCACGGTGAGGTGTTCAAGCCCCGGCCAGACCCGCCCGCGGCCGTGAAACAAGCGACGGGTTTCAGCCGGGGCGGGGTCCAGGGCGGTGAGCAGATGCTGGTGCAGGGTGGCGAGTGCTTCGGAATTCATGGCGCGAGTCGTTGATCAAAGGGCGTGTATGGTAGCAGCCCCGGATCAGGCCGGTTAAATGCAAACGGGGAAGCCAATGGCTTCCCCGTCGGGTCCTGCAACCTGCCGGCTCAGAGGTTCTGCGAGCTGGCAATCATGGCCTGGGCCATCTGTTCTTTCTGTGCGTCGGTCATGGTGTCCCAGATCTGGGTCTTGGCGTAGTAACCCAGGCCGCCCAGGCAATAGCAGCTCAGCGCGACGACCAGCAGGATCGACTTCAGGCTCCAGCTTTGTTCGCGTTCGGTTTCACGGGTGAAGTCGCGCGAGTAGGGCTGGTCAGCATGATGGCGAGGGTCCTGTTCCGAAGAGAAGCGTTTGAGCCATTGGAACAGGTGGGATACAACGTACCGCAGCATGGGAAAAAACCTCAATTTCATCGAATGGGTTGGCCGGTCAGCGCTTGCGCAGCGCACCGGCAGATCAGGCAATGCAAATACTGAAAACGAAAAAAGCCCGTCATAGGACGGGCTTTCTTTTTATTAGGAGATCAAGTCGAGGGGATGTCGCAATCGACCTTCAAGAAGCACTGCCGCTTGAGGCTTGGACATTACGCTTGTCTGTGTTGCAACATCTTAGTACAAAAAATGCTCGAAACTCCAGTAGTAATCTGCTGTTGTCAGACAACTGGCACTCTCTTGGGTGCGGTCAATTGTCACAGCGCATGGCTGCAGGCACGATGATTTCGAAATGCCGTCAAGCTTTGTAATAAATATTCTGCATGGTAATTGTGACTCGTTGTTGTACGCTTCTGTCCCGCATTCAATTTCAGGATTTTATGAACACCCTCCAGGAACCCCCCAGTCGCTGTGCACACGCCTTTGCACATTCACCCTTCTGCGACCCGCCTCAACGCAAACTCCTTCGGCCCGGCGTCCTGCCAAGCCTTCCCCGTGTCAGCGCTTCTTCCTTTGAGCAAAGCCCGGCTGTCCAACGCCGTTTGCTGACGTTTGCCCTTTATTTTTCCAAGAAAAAGAACTGACCTCATGGAATGGATTGCTGACCCCACGGCCTGGCTGGGCCTGCTGACCCTTATCATTCTGGAACTGGTACTGGGTATCGATAACCTGGTGTTCATCGCCATTCTGGCCGACAAGCTGCCGCCACATCAGCGCGACAAGGCGCGAATCATCGGCCTGACCCTCGCACTGCTGATGCGTCTGGGCCTGCTGGCGAGTATCTCGTGGATGGTGACCCTGACCGCGCCGCTGTTCGAGGTGTTCGGCAAGAGCTTCTCGGGCCGTGACCTGATCATGCTGTTCGGCGGTGTGTTCCTGTTGTTCAAGGCCACCATGGAACTGCACGAACGGCTCGAAGGCCATGTCAGCCAGCGCGCCACCACCGGCACTTACGCGCTGTTCTGGCCGATCGTTGCCCAGATTGTGGTACTCGATGCGGTGTTCTCGCTCGATGCGGTCATCACCGCCGTCGGTATGGTTGAGCACCTGTCGGTCATGATGATCGCGGTCATCATCTCGATCGGTGTGATGATTGTCGCCAGCAAGCCGCTGACCACCTTCGTCAACCGGCACCCGACCGTGATCATGCTGTGTCTGGGCTTTTTGATGATGATCGGTTTCAGCCTGACCGCCGAAGGTCTGGGCTTCCACATCCCGAAAGGCTACCTGTACGCGGCGATCGGCTTCTCGATCCTGATCGAGGTGTTCAACCAGGTTGCCCGCAAGCGCCGCAAGGCGTCCGCGCATGGCAGCCTGCCGCGTCGTGAGCGCGCTGCCCATGCGGTGATGCGCCTGCTGGGTGGCCGCCAACTCGAAGAGGGCTCTGTCGATGAAGAAATCAGCGACATGGTTGACTCTGCCGGCGGAACCGAAGCGGTGTTCGATCGTCGTGAGCGGGTGATGATCAGTGGCGTGCTGCAGTTGGCCGAACGGCCGATCCGCACAGTGATGACGGCACGTGCAGAGGTGGAATACATCGACCTCAAGGACGACGCCGACAAGATCCGCCTCAAGCTGATGCATTCATCGGTGTCGCGTCTGCCGCTGGTGGGCGAGGCCGGGATCGATGAGCCGCTGGGCTATGTGCACAAGAAAGAACTGCTGCGTGAGCTGCTGGCCGGCAACCAGCCGGACATGGCGCTGATGGCCCGCAAGGCGATCAACCTGCTGGAGAACTTTTCGATCCTCAATGCGCTGGAGCAAATGCGTAAAGAGTCGACGCACATTGCTTTTGTGGTCAATGAGTTCGGCGACTTCATCGGTATCCTCAGCATGACCGACATCCTGGAGTCGATCGCTGGCCAGTTGCCGGACGCCAGTGAAATGGCCGGGCCGGATATCGTCACCCAGGGCGAGGACTTCGTTGTTTCCGGTGCCCTGAACCTCAGCCTGATCCGCGAGCGCACCGGCTTCCAGGCCCGCGTCACCGAGGACTACCAGACGCTGGCCGGCCTGGTGATGAGCCTGCTGGATCGTCTGCCAGTGATCGGTGACCAGCTGGAGCATCAAGGCTGGTCGTTGAAGGTGACCGGTGTCGAAGAGCGGCGGGTGACCAAAGTGTTGCTGCAACGCCAGCAGCAAGCCACCGGCAAGTAACCCGCCTCAAGCTGCGGTTTGCTGACCGCCAGGCTGCCATCGACGCGCCAAATGCGTCGATGGCATGCAACTGGTCGGCTCGATTCAACAAGATCGAATAAGGCTGGTCTATCCTGCCTCACTCCCGTGGCTTCAACCTGCAGTCAGCCACTCCACCTCTCGGAGCCTGCCATGACTGCTGCTTCCCTGTTCAATCCCAACCTGACCTATGACGTGATCTCGACCCGCAAGGCCTACCCGGTCTGGCGCATCCGCGAGCGCAAGGTATATGCCTACCTTGAGCATGACCCGCGCCGTGACTGGAGCGGGGAGATCGGCTTCTTGAGTCTGGGAACGCCCCAGCGGCTGGTCGACCATGATGGTCAGACCATCGCCTGGATCGTTGGCAATGAGGTTCGCGATACCAAAGGGCAACGCTTCGCCCTCAGCCAAGTCAAGGATTGACCGATTCGGACGGTACCTGGCTTTGTGGCCGCGACCTTGGTCTGGGCGGCATTGCGACGAATGGGCCGGTAAACCACGGCAAATGCAGTGACTTTGCTGGCCTCTTCGCTACCAAGGTAGCTCCCACAGAGGTACATAGGGCCTAAACGATCAGGTTCAGCGCCGACGCGGCCGTGATACCACCGACTCGATATTTTTCCGGCCGATCAACAGTGGGCGCTCTGGCTCAGCTGTAACAGCCGGTTGTTCGCCCAGCCATTTGTACATCACCAGACAATCCACCAGGCCCAGCCGGGCGTGACGGTAGGCGCGTGGCAGGCGGCCGACGGTGTCGAAGCCCAGCTTGCCCCACAGCGCGACGGCCACTTCGTTGCTGGCCACCACCGAGTTGAACTGCATGGCCAGAAAACCGCTTTGCCTTGCCAACTGCTGCGAGTGCTCGCACATCAGCCGGGCCACGCCACGGCCACGCGCAGCCTCGGTGACCATATAGCCGCAGTTGCTGACATGGCTACCGGGACCTGCGGCATTGGCCTTGAGGTAGTAACTGCCCAGCAATACGCCGTGTTCTTCAGCGACCAACGTGTGCAGCGGATAATTCAGCCACAGCTCGCGGGCCTGCTCAAAGGTCAGGGCCGGGTCATAGGCGTAGGTTTCCCGGGCGCTGACGACGGCCTGGAAGGTTGGCCAGAAGCCGTCGAAGTCGGCGGCGGTCATGGGGCGGATCTGGATCATGTCGGTCCTTGCGGTGTACGGCGTGAGGCGCACCTTATGTGTTCAGGCCAACGATCTGCAAGTCTGGCTTGCCGAGCAGCAACCAATGGCGGTATATGCTCAGCCCGGTATCTGGCCAATTTCAAGGAAGTCCATGCCCAGCCCTATTCTTGCTGACCTGAAGTCTCCCCAGTCATCCATGAGCCATGTGTTCTGGCTCACCGGCCTGCCTGCTGCCGGCAAGACCACCCTGGCCAAAGCGCTTGAACAGCGCCTGAAGGCTGTGGGCCGCCAGGCACTGGTGCTCGACGGTGACGAGCTGCGCCGCGGCTTGTGCGCCGATCTGGGCATGAGCGATGCCGACCGCCGGGAAAACATTCGCCGGGCCGGTGAGGTCGCTGCGTTGTTGCAGCGTTCAGGGCTGGATGTGATCTGCGCGTTCGTCTCGCCCTTCAATGAAGACCGCCAGCGGGTACGCCAGCTGTTCGCAACCGGGCAGTTCACCGAGGTGCATGTCAGCACCAGCCTGCAGGTGTGCATGCAGCGCGACCCCAAAGGCCTGTACGCCCGCGCACAACGAGGCGAGCTGCACAATCTGACCGGTTGGGATGCGCCTTTTGAGGTGCCGCTGGCGGCCGAATTCAGCTTCGACAGCCATACCATGAGCACTGAACATTTGCTTGATGCGCTGTGTGAACGTGCAGTGCAGGCGAGTTAACCCGGCTCCATGCCCCACAACTGCAGGGCGTATTCGACAAAGCTGCGCAGTTTCGGCAACCGATAGCGGTCTTGCGGGTAGATCAGGTGCATGGGCCTGCCCGGCAAGCGGTACTCGGGGAGCAAGGCCTTCAGCCGACCCTCTCGCAGGTCCTGTTCGACCAGCGCGTCGGGCAGCATCACGATGCCCATACCGGCCTTGGCGGCCTGATACAGGCCCGCTGAAGAATTGATCATCAACGGCCCGTTGACCGGCACCGAGACCTCGCCG comes from the Pseudomonas sp. StFLB209 genome and includes:
- a CDS encoding TerC family protein; the protein is MEWIADPTAWLGLLTLIILELVLGIDNLVFIAILADKLPPHQRDKARIIGLTLALLMRLGLLASISWMVTLTAPLFEVFGKSFSGRDLIMLFGGVFLLFKATMELHERLEGHVSQRATTGTYALFWPIVAQIVVLDAVFSLDAVITAVGMVEHLSVMMIAVIISIGVMIVASKPLTTFVNRHPTVIMLCLGFLMMIGFSLTAEGLGFHIPKGYLYAAIGFSILIEVFNQVARKRRKASAHGSLPRRERAAHAVMRLLGGRQLEEGSVDEEISDMVDSAGGTEAVFDRRERVMISGVLQLAERPIRTVMTARAEVEYIDLKDDADKIRLKLMHSSVSRLPLVGEAGIDEPLGYVHKKELLRELLAGNQPDMALMARKAINLLENFSILNALEQMRKESTHIAFVVNEFGDFIGILSMTDILESIAGQLPDASEMAGPDIVTQGEDFVVSGALNLSLIRERTGFQARVTEDYQTLAGLVMSLLDRLPVIGDQLEHQGWSLKVTGVEERRVTKVLLQRQQQATGK
- a CDS encoding GNAT family N-acetyltransferase, producing the protein MIQIRPMTAADFDGFWPTFQAVVSARETYAYDPALTFEQARELWLNYPLHTLVAEEHGVLLGSYYLKANAAGPGSHVSNCGYMVTEAARGRGVARLMCEHSQQLARQSGFLAMQFNSVVASNEVAVALWGKLGFDTVGRLPRAYRHARLGLVDCLVMYKWLGEQPAVTAEPERPLLIGRKNIESVVSRPRRR
- a CDS encoding class I SAM-dependent methyltransferase — encoded protein: MNSEALATLHQHLLTALDPAPAETRRLFHGRGRVWPGLEHLTVDWMQGVVLVALFREPAAEELAALKQLLQELTNSQAWRNSKAHSLLLQHRYTAHSDTEWLIGEHRDHWLITESGLRYKLDFGRNQNTGLFLDMRYGRDWVRAQASGKRVLNLFAYTCGFSVAAIAGGAEQVVNLDMAKGPLNRGRENHKLNGHEMHRVSFLGHDLFNSWGKVTRSGPYELIIIDPPSFQKGSFVLDKDYQRVLRRLPQLLSPGGQVLACMNDPLVASQFLIEQTAREAPALRFVERLDNPPEFADASAEGGLKALVFTLDN
- the cysC gene encoding adenylyl-sulfate kinase → MPSPILADLKSPQSSMSHVFWLTGLPAAGKTTLAKALEQRLKAVGRQALVLDGDELRRGLCADLGMSDADRRENIRRAGEVAALLQRSGLDVICAFVSPFNEDRQRVRQLFATGQFTEVHVSTSLQVCMQRDPKGLYARAQRGELHNLTGWDAPFEVPLAAEFSFDSHTMSTEHLLDALCERAVQAS